In the Lysinibacillus sp. PLM2 genome, one interval contains:
- a CDS encoding minor capsid protein E — MPDVLELFDSKTVLNYLKERQYPPLLGETLFPEVKHDTLDFEYLVGASSLPVVASVHAFDTEAEIGSREAGKQALEAAYIKRKMQITEKDLIALQFPRTPQEEKYLTGRVFNDIDSLVAGVKARVELMRMEALTTGKVTLNENGLNMTVNYHVPEEHQETLAGTDLWTDASADIIGDLERWQDSLDEKATRALTSTKVLSQILRNSKIIGYLFGKDSGRIPTRQDLNAFLLQHDLPQIATYDSKYRKQNANGTYTTARYFDENKFVMFGSSTLGETLYGPTPEESRMIREGNEQVQIVDKVIAMVYEEGLDPVSTWTKAAATAIPSFPEANNVFQAQPIA; from the coding sequence ATGCCAGATGTATTAGAACTATTTGATTCCAAGACAGTATTAAATTATTTAAAAGAACGTCAATATCCACCATTATTAGGTGAAACATTATTCCCAGAAGTGAAGCATGATACTTTAGATTTTGAATACTTGGTAGGTGCAAGCTCGTTGCCAGTAGTAGCATCTGTACACGCATTTGATACTGAAGCAGAAATTGGATCTCGTGAAGCTGGAAAACAAGCACTAGAGGCTGCTTATATTAAACGTAAAATGCAAATCACTGAGAAAGATTTAATTGCCTTACAGTTCCCACGTACACCACAAGAAGAAAAATATTTAACAGGTCGTGTATTCAATGATATCGATTCTTTAGTTGCTGGTGTTAAAGCGCGTGTTGAGTTAATGCGTATGGAAGCATTAACGACTGGTAAAGTTACACTTAACGAAAATGGTTTGAACATGACTGTTAATTATCATGTGCCAGAGGAACACCAAGAGACGTTAGCTGGTACTGATTTATGGACAGACGCATCTGCTGATATCATTGGTGATTTAGAACGTTGGCAAGATAGTTTAGATGAAAAAGCTACTCGTGCTTTAACATCTACGAAAGTACTATCCCAAATTTTACGTAACAGTAAAATTATCGGATATTTATTCGGTAAAGATTCTGGTCGTATTCCAACAAGACAAGATTTAAATGCATTTTTACTACAACACGACTTACCGCAGATCGCTACTTATGATTCGAAATATCGTAAGCAAAACGCGAATGGTACTTACACTACTGCTCGTTATTTTGATGAGAACAAATTTGTTATGTTCGGTTCTAGTACGCTTGGTGAAACATTATACGGACCAACTCCAGAAGAAAGTCGTATGATTCGCGAAGGTAACGAACAGGTTCAAATTGTAGATAAAGTAATCGCAATGGTTTATGAAGAAGGCTTAGATCCAGTATCAACGTGGACTAAAGCAGCTGCTACTGCAATTCCTTCATTCCCTGAAGCAAATAACGTATTCCAAGCGCAACCGATTGCGTAG